In Microbacterium esteraromaticum, the following proteins share a genomic window:
- a CDS encoding electron transfer flavoprotein subunit beta/FixA family protein — protein MKIYVLVKEVPDTYGDRKLDLETGLADRGAGDVVLDEITERALEVALSYADKNPGAEVVSLSMAPETATASVRRSLAIGAASAVHVVDEELRGADLTLTAEVLAAAIRRGEPDLVITGNLSTDGSGGVIPAMLAEHLGYAQATALSAVEIGDGQLTGTRTGDAGTQDVTVPLPAVISITEALPDARFPNFKGIMAAKKKPLEVLSLADLGVSADPALAPRTIMTTVAEKPPRAAGVKITDEGDAAAQLVEFLAQNRLV, from the coding sequence AAGCTCGACCTCGAGACGGGTCTGGCGGATCGAGGGGCGGGTGACGTCGTCCTCGACGAGATCACCGAGCGCGCACTCGAGGTCGCCCTGTCGTACGCCGACAAGAACCCCGGCGCCGAGGTGGTCAGCCTCTCGATGGCCCCCGAGACGGCCACGGCATCCGTCCGCCGCTCGCTCGCGATCGGTGCGGCATCTGCCGTGCACGTCGTCGACGAAGAGCTGCGCGGAGCCGACCTCACCCTCACGGCAGAGGTGCTCGCCGCCGCGATCCGCCGCGGAGAGCCCGACCTGGTCATCACCGGAAACCTGTCGACTGACGGCTCGGGCGGAGTCATCCCCGCGATGCTCGCCGAGCACCTCGGCTACGCCCAGGCCACCGCGCTGAGCGCGGTCGAGATCGGCGACGGGCAGCTCACCGGCACCCGCACCGGCGACGCCGGCACGCAGGACGTCACTGTGCCGCTTCCGGCCGTCATCTCCATCACCGAGGCACTTCCGGATGCTCGGTTCCCCAACTTCAAGGGCATCATGGCCGCGAAGAAGAAGCCGCTCGAGGTGCTCTCGCTGGCCGACCTCGGCGTCTCGGCCGACCCGGCCCTCGCGCCCCGCACGATCATGACGACCGTGGCAGAGAAGCCCCCGCGGGCCGCCGGAGTCAAGATCACCGACGAGGGCGACGCCGCGGCGCAGCTCGTCGAGTTCCTCGCGCAGAACAGGCTGGTGTGA